AGACAAAAGTAAAGATGAAGATCCAAATCAAATCAAGAAAATGCCAAAACAAACTGAACAAGACTAGGCGGCGGAATGTGTCGATTGTCAACCCATAGTAAAACAGCTGACAGATCATGGCACTTGCCCAAATCAGGCCAAACGTGATGTGCAGTCCGTGAGTGCCGACCAAAGCAAAGAAAGAGGAGAGAAATGCGCTGACGGTCCAGCTGTGGCCCTCTGAAATAAAGTGATGGAATTCCGAAATCTCCATGGTTAAGAACGAAAGACCTAAGGCAATGGTGGCTCCTAAAAAGGCAATCGATGTGCGCAAGCGTTGATGGACGGCGGCAAGAACGGCAAGGCCGCAGGTTACGCTGCTGATCAGCAGGACAAAGGTCTCGCCGAAAGCAAGGCGCAAATCGAAGAGGTCTTTGCTCGAAGGGCCTCCAAAGGTGTTAGCTTGCAAAACGGCGTGGGTGATGAACAGCGTGGCAAAAAGGATGCAGTCAGTCATCAGGTAAACCCAAAATCCAATGAACCTCATGGAGAAATAGTCTTGATGAGGATCGGGGACGCTGGTATTCGGATTTGGTTCGGGAGTATGGTGAACGATTAATGAGTCGGTCATGCGATTTGCTGCCTTTTACTGTAAGATTCTTCGATTTTTTTCACTTCTTCGGCTGAGATCGTAAAATGCTCGTCTTTGCTGGACAGCCGGGCAATGATCAGTCCGAGGATACCTGCGAAGCTCAAGACTCCCAGCCAGTAGATCTGCCAAGTCATGGCAAATCCCAGCACCATGCTTAATGCTCCTATGTAGAAGCTGATAGGAGTGTTGGCGGGAAGATGGATATCTTCGTACTCCGGCTTCTCTTCTGTTGCCGGCTTTTCAGCCCATAACGGATCCCGCTGGTTGATCGTTGGAATGACGGCAAAGTTATAGATAGGGGGAGGAGAGTGGGTTGCCCACTCCAGAGTTCTGCCGTTCCAAGGGTTTCCTCCAGTGGTATCCATGTTGTCTTTCCGCTTGTAGATGCTCCAGAATAGCCCAACGAATTGGATCAGAGCACCGATGAAAATAATCACCCCTCCCATAGCAGCAATGACGAATAACGGCTGCCATCCGGTAGAGGGATCGTAGTGATCCAGACGTCTAGTCGCTCCCATAAAGCCGAGCATGTACAGAGGCATAAACGCTAAAAGGAAGCCGGCGAACCAGCAGAAAAAGGCCCATCTATTGAGTCGTTCGCTAATAAAAAATCCTGTGTATTTTGGAAACCAGTAGGTGAAGCCGGCAAAAAATCCGAAGAGCACGCCGCCGATCACCATGCCGTGAAAGTGGGCGATCAGAAAAAGGCTGTTGTGTACTTGAAAGTCCACAGGTGGAGCGGCCAGTAAAATTCCTGTCATTCCTGCGATGCTGAAGTTAAGAACAAAGGAGAAAAACCAAAGCATTGGCGAGGTGAAGTGCACTTTTCCCCGATATTTGGTGAAAAGCCAGTTGAAAATTTTCACTCCTGTAGGAATGGCCACTAGCATCGTCATCACGCTAAAGAAGGTATTAACGCTTGGACTTGCTCCCATTGTAAAGAAGTGGTGGAGCCAGACGAGAAATGACAAAAAAGCAATGAGGACCATTGCCCACACCATTGAGGTATAGCCAAAAAGGCGTTTTTCAGAGAAGGTGGGAACCACCTCGGAGAAAATTCCAAACGCAGGGAGAATCAGGATATAGACTTCCGGGTGCCCCCAAGCCCAAATGAGATTAAAATAGAGCATAGGATTTCCCCCGCCGCTGGCGGTGAAGAAATGCATCCCTAAATAGCGGTCCAGCATCAATAATCCGACTGTTGCTGTCAGGATGGGAAACGCGAAGATCACAAGGACCATGGCACATAAGCTGCTCCAAACAAAAATGGGCATTTTCATCAGTGTCATCCCGGGGCAGCGCATCTTTAAGATCGTAACGAGAAAGTTAATCCCTGAAAAGGTCGATCCTATCCCTGAAATCTGTACCGACCAGGCCCAGTAGTCCACCCCTTCATTTGGACTATATGCAACTTCAGAAAGAGGGGGATAGGCAAGCCAGCCGGACACTGAAAAATGGCCAATTCCCAAAGAGATCAGAATGAGCATTCCTCCTGCAGCGAATAACCAAAAGCTCACGGCGTTTAAAAAGGGAAAGGCTAAGTCGCGTGCGCCGATTTGTAGAGGAATGATCAGGTTCATGATTCCGAACATAAACCCCATAGCGACAAAAAAGATCATTGTTGCGCCGTGGGCGGAAAACACTTCCTGAAAATGCTCGGAAGTCAGAAAGGGGTTTGCAGCTCCTGTTGCCGTCGCCTGTTGAATCCGCATCATCATCGCATCAGCAAATCCTTTTAAAAACATGATCAGAACGACAACAATGTACATCATGCCGATCTTCTTGTGATCGACAGTTGTGATCCATTCGTTCCATAGCCACTTCCAACGTTTGAGGTATGTGATTAGCGCAATCAGTAAAATGCCGTTCACAACACCGCCTAGTACCGCCATATTCTGGACAAAGTCGTGCTGAAACGCTTCTAGAGTGAGATTTCCAAACATCATTAAATCTTTGATTGAGGTTTCATAAATTTCATAACAATTTCATGGAAAAGATGATTTTCCTCCAGTTGATACAACTTGACGGAAGTGTCTTCCGAAGGTTTTGCCAGCTCTCGGTAAACGGGGATATTCATAGGTTGGTCCGACTTTTTTACAGAAGCAACCCATTCCTCGTACTCTTCTTGTGTGGAGGCTTTAGCTACAAATGTCATATCGGCAAAGCCTTTGCCGCTGATATTTGCCGACGATCCTCTAAACTCGCCCGCTTCGTCAGCGATTAGATTGAGTTCGGTCGTCATGCCTGGCATGGCATAGATCATCCCTCCAAGACGAGGAATCCAAAACGCGTTCATCGGAGCATCGGCTGTGATTTTGAAATGGATGGGAGTCTCTTTTGGAAACTGGATATAATTGACAGTGGCGATCTTTTCTTCCGGATAGATAAACAGCCATCTCCACTGGAGGGCGACAGCTTCGATCTCTATCGCTTTTTTATCCGAAGCAATAGGTTTATAGGGGTCTAGTTCGTATGTTTTATAAGCGGTGATGATGCAAATCAACACTGTCATGATCAGAGGAAGTCCCCACCAAACAATTTCTGCGACTTTGTGGTCAATGAGGTCGGGATCATATTCCGATTGATCATTATCTGCTCGGTACCACCATGAAAAGATGAAGGTCATGATGTAGATGGGAATGATGAAAAGAAGCATCAATGCCTGGATCAGAAGGAGTAGATTCCTCTGTTCCAACCCAATCCATCCCTTGGGAAATAGAACAACGATGTCCTTTAGTAAGATGTACACTTCTAAAGGCTGCATTAAGAGGATGATGATGAGGATGATGCCGGAAAAGATGAGCTTGTTGAAGATGGGCCGCGTGGTTTCTTTCATTCGATACCAAAAATTTGTACTTAACTTTAAGTATTCAATATAAAAATATTTTTCTACTTGTCAAGCACAAGAAAATTATTTTGGGATATAACTATTTAGGCGGCCAATGCTCTCTTCAATGGCTGAGAGCTCTCCTTGAAGTAATTTGAGCGCCTCTGAGCCTTCAGGAGAGTGTTTTACAAGCTCTTTCATAAATAACTGATATCTTGGTCCTCTTTGTATAGGCGTTATCAAAAAGGCTCCGATATCTTTACCCATATTAGTTGGCCGCTGTGTGAAATCTCCCATAAGAGGTTGAGCTTCTTTTTTCTTAAGGGTGTTTTCCATGATCTGAATCACTTGTTTGTGCTTGATTGCCATACAAGAGATTTCGGATATGATCTCTTTTTGTCTTTCCTTTCTGAAGGCATGAATACAGTTTTTAAGTTGATCTTCAGGGGGTAAACGCTTAAATGCTTCTTCTGCAGACTTTAGAGTTGATTGAAGGTCTGAGTTTTTGGGATAAGGAATTCCTGAAAGTTCGCAAAGTGTGAGCATTGATTGTTCCAGACATGTGTCAAGATGTGCTTGCAAAATACTCGATTCATAAGAAGAGATCAGTCCTTCGTGCTCCATTCTTTCAAAGATATTCATCGCTTTGCCATCTACACCCCAGGTTTTTTCAGTAAGAGAGTATAGACCTTTAACGTAGGAAACCTCTGTAGCGAAAATTTCTTTTAAAATGTTCTTTGTTTGGAGGGCACTAGGAGGGGTAGTGCTTATTGAAACACTTGATGTATCCGGCTTGGATTTATCTTCCTCTTTTATTTCAAAATTGCGCACTACCGAATCATAATTGGCAGCTAATTCCCTGGCTTTGACAGCGGATTGAAGAAAGGCTTTCTTTTGTTTTTCAGACGTTATCGGCATTTTTTCGAGAGCCATTGCAATTTCTGGCGAGTATTTCTTCACAGAATCCAGAGTATCGTTGCGAAAACTATTGAACAAACTCGTATTTTTGGCAATGGCTTTGCGTCCATTTTTTTTAGTGATCACCTTTTGAAGAATTTCCTTGGTCGATCTTGTGACTTTTATGTTTTCTTTTTCTGTCTTATCGGAATCTGGTTCGGCTTTCGCTTTTGGAACTTCTGCAGTCCAACTAATCTCCGTAACGTTGTGTGATTCTAATTCCATGATTGCTTCAACGATTTCCCGATACTGTTTACTATCTAATTTCGTTTTCGATGCCAATTCCAATTGATTAGGATTTGCAGATACAGTTCCATCAAATCTTACCAGCATACCCTTTAAATTTTCGATTCTGACCATTGTTTCAGCAGCTTTTTGAGCTTGTTCAGTAGAACCTGATGTAAGAGTTTTCCTTAACTCACCGATACTACTTTTTCGTCGTGAGGGTTGTGTTTGAGTGGGCGAATCCCTAGAAAGTAAATGCATTGATGTAGAGCTAGGATCAGAGTCTATTTCCTCGAAGCTAACTCTAAGAGGGGTTTTGGACCCTTTTTCTTCCGGCAACGTAGAGATAGGCCCAAGGTCTTCAATGTTTTGGCCGGAAGGATCCATTTCCTCAAAGCGAACTTTAGTAGTGAGGTTTTCGGTTTTTTTTTCTGGCGGTTTAGGCAGAGGCTTTGGCGGAGATTTTTCAGATGAACTTTTGATTAATTGACCGATATTCGACTGTTCAAAGGCTTTGACCACCTTTGATGCACTTGATCCAAGAGCGGCTAAATCTGGATCCTCACTGCCTGCTAATTCTCCAAGGGTTCTTTGTTCGCCGCCTTTTAGTTTTACTTTTGTGTGCTCCGGATCATCCAATTTAGCGGTTATTTGGTATCCCGATAATTTTGCGATAGACGCAGCATCCATGCTATCGACAATCTTATCGACAACACTTGCAAGATCAGCTCGGTCTGAACCTGCTTTTTGGACATGTTCTCTGAGTTTAGCGTCGTTGAAGCCTACACGAACTTTATAGCTTCTTTCAGTGCCGTCAGGCATCTGCATTTTGACACTATAAGAAGCAAATGTCTTTCCGGATTCTCCAGTTTCCAACTCGCCGACACGTGTAGCTGTTCCCATTTTTTGCGGTTGGCCATTCTCGGAAACAGACATTTGAAGGTGAGAATCGCCACTTATTGACATTTTTAATTACCTTATTAAGCATGACCACGCCCAATTATATCAAATAAAAATTTTATACACAAATGTGATTAAGTGGAAAATATAGGTAATAGAGGTTTATTTAGGCTTTGAAATTTCCGGTTTTCAGATTCAAGAAGCTCTTTTTCTGCAAATACGACTGTCACGCTTTCCTGCATTTGTGGAGCAAGGTGAGTTTTAACTGCTTCTTTGACCTGCTCTCGAGTAAGAGACAGGACTTGATTGCGATACTGTTGCCTGATTTCAAGCGATTTGCCGCTGCGAAGCCAAGAATATGCGGTGTATGCGCGGCTTCCGGGGCTGATGGGGCTGTCCAGCCCTTGAATGATTTCCAGTTTTGCCTCTTCCAAATCCTCTTCAGAAAAGCTGCCTTCAGCAATTTTTTGTACAGAAAGCGCAAAAGCGTCTAGAGAAGAGGCGATGCAAGGATCGCGATAGGTGTAAAAAGTGAATGTTCCTTGTGTGGCATGATTGATCGCACCTGCTCCATAGGCGCCTCCTTTTTCCCGAATTTGAGGATGTAGGATCAGATTGTCGAACATTTTGGCTGCTGCGGTAATGGCAGGAGTATCGGGGTGTTTATAGGGGATGCTCCTGGTTGCTGTCGATGTGAAGGCAACAGGGGAAGCGATGATTCGTCCTTGCGATTCTACTTTTGGAATTTGATGATTAGTTATCCAGTGAGCAGCTTCCTTGGTTTCTATTTCGCAAAGGCCGTAACAATGCTCTTTTTTCAACGCTTCATAGTCGGAGGCGCTGCAGGAAAGCACCAAGTGGGGAGATCCGGCTCCAAGCAATCGATTTTGAAGTGATTGCAAAGATGTAATCAACGATTCCAGGCGGGAATCGAGGTTTTCCATCAGTTCTTTTAGAAAATGATAGTAAGTTAAGCCTCCCATTACTTGGTTGATCCGATTTGCGGGGCTGAATGGGGATGTGGAAAGTCCCATGGCGTAGCGAAGAGCGTTTTGAGTAAATTTGCTTTGCATGCCGGTAAAATGTTTAACGAGCACCTCTTTGATGCGAGAGGCATCGGTAAAATCGGTGGATGTTGTCATTTCTCGCAGCAGCTTGAACAGCTTGCCTTGGTTTCTCTTTAATGCTTTCCCTTCGATGGTAAGATAAGGATCCAGCAAGCTGGGATCACTTATCTGAGCATTGAGGGTTTCCGACACGCTGATGCCGCCAGTATGTGCTTGAATATACTCCAAATTCTCAATGTAGGAGCGGCCGCCGCAGCCCAATTGAGGAAGGAGAAGCGTAAATAAGCGTAAAAAGGGGAGCTCTTGCTCTTCAATACGTGGAAGAGGGAAGACCAGGTCGCTGTAGATGATCTCATTGGTGAAACAGTCGTGGTGGTACAGGGTAAAGTTGTTGAAGGCCTCTTGTTCAAGAGGAAAATTCATAGAATTTTTTGGCACATCTTTGAGAGAAATCTTGGGGAGGATATCGATATTGATCTCTTCCTGCTCTTTTTGAAAGGCGGAGAGCTCTGCTGCGCGTTTGACGAGAAACTCCTTTTGAGAATCATCAAGAGCAATTTCTTTTTCTTTCAGTTTTTTTTCTTCCAACTCCCTTTCTTTATTGTTTAACTCAGGATCAGGAGCGGCAAGGATGGAGACAAAATGAGGATTGTGGATGAAGTGCTTTGTGATCAGTTCACTTAGGTAGCGAGGATTTTTTTTGAGTTTTGCGAGCAAGTCATCGCAGAGGGAATGAACGAGAAGGCTGCTCTCCGGATTTCCACCGTGTTGCATCAAGAGGCCGCAGCGTAAAAAAAGGGAAAGACCGTAAGGGTAATGATCGCCGGTGATCTCGCTGCGGTGGAATTCTACCTGATGCAGGGCGCTTTGGATAAGAGTGTCAGAGAGGCCTTGCTCTGCGATCTCCTGCAACTTTTCTTTGATAAGAATTTTCAACTTCTGGATATTGTCAGGATTGCACCCTTTGACAACGATCGATACAGGAATTTCGCTGTTATCGTCGCCAACGCTTGCAAAGACTTGCTTGCACAAGCCTGATTTTAAAAGTGCTTTTTTAAGCGGCGCTGCGTCTGTTCCGAAGAGAACAAGAGTAATGATTTCTAGCGCTAATGTGGTTTCTTGCTCCAAAATCCCGCAGGTTAGCCACCCGAAAGCCGCCATTGCTTGCTCGGAAGGATCTTCATCGCGTGAAAAGGGGTAGCCGATCTCTTTGCTTTTCTCTTCTTGAAATCGCTTTTGTCTAGAAAGATGGGGGATCGGTTCAACTTTTTCCACTCCTGAGAGGATGTTTTTTTGAATAAAATCAAGGTGGCGCTCAACAGGGAGATTTCCGTAAAAATAGAAGAGGCAGCGGCTGGGATGGTAGAATTTGCTGTGGAAAGCTTTAAGTTCTTCGTAGGTAAGTTCCGGAATCACCATGGGGTCTCCTCCGGAGTTGACGCTATAGGTCAAATCGGGAAATAGAGCGTGGTCGATCGCATTGTACAACCTTTGATCCGGAGAGGCCATGGCGCCTTTCATTTCGTTGTAGACGATCCCTTTATATTCTAGAGGGCTTGAAGGGTCTTCGGGGATGGAAAACTCAAGTCGATGCCCTTCTTGAAGGAAACTGTATTCTTTGAGATTGGGATGAAAAACCGCATCTAAGTAGACTTCTAAAAGATTGTAAAAATCCTGAGGGACTTGGGATGCGGCAGGATAACAGGTGAAGTCGTCTCCCGTAAAGGCGTTCATAAAGGTGTTGAGGCTGCGTCTGGTCATGGAGAAGAACGGGTCTTTAACAGGGAATTTTTTTGAACCGCAGAGCACTGTGTGCTCTAGAATGTGCGCAACCCCGTTTGAAGTTTCGGGGATGGTGCGGAAGGAGAGGCAAAACACATTTTCCGGATCGTTGTTTTCGATGTGGAGAACTTTTGCTCCAGAGGGTTCGTGTTCAATTTCTCTTAACAGGCAATTGATTTCCGGAAGAGGGACTAATCTTTTCAGTTTAAATGCGTTGTAGGTGTCGCCGATCTTATTCAAAGCCATAATATATCCTTCATTAAGGTTTTGAAGATATCTTATTGTTCCTTTAATGCCAATGGTTTATAATAGTTCCTTATGAAGAAAGTTCATTTGTTGCCCAATGCTGTGACTGCTTTCGGCCTCTCTTGTGGGTTGTTTGTCATTTTTAAGTTGAATATGACTCCCATAGGAGGTGCGTCAATGCAGGTGCTGACGCAGACAGCGGGGATTTTGCTTCTTGCTGCGATCGCCGATCTTCTAGATGGGGGGATTGCACGGGCGATGAATGCTGAAAGCGAATTTGGCGGATTTTTTGATTCGATGGCAGACGCGGTCACCTTTGGTGTTGCCCCGTCGGTGATTGTGCTGAAGAGTTTTTCCGTTGAACCGGGGACTGAGCTATCGTTTTTTTTAACGATATCGGTCATGGTCTTTTCGTTATGCGGTGTGCTTCGGTTGGTGCGTTTTAGCGTTAGTGCGCAGACCGCTAAAGGAAGCGAGGATCTTTTGTCGGCGCACAAGAAAAATTTTGTCGGACTTCCCATTCCTGGAGCTGCGGCTGCGGCGGTTTCTTTGAATTTATTTTTAGCTTCCG
This genomic window from Waddlia chondrophila WSU 86-1044 contains:
- the cyoC gene encoding cytochrome o ubiquinol oxidase subunit III, which codes for MTDSLIVHHTPEPNPNTSVPDPHQDYFSMRFIGFWVYLMTDCILFATLFITHAVLQANTFGGPSSKDLFDLRLAFGETFVLLISSVTCGLAVLAAVHQRLRTSIAFLGATIALGLSFLTMEISEFHHFISEGHSWTVSAFLSSFFALVGTHGLHITFGLIWASAMICQLFYYGLTIDTFRRLVLFSLFWHFLDLIWIFIFTFVYLIGVI
- a CDS encoding cbb3-type cytochrome c oxidase subunit I, whose translation is MFGNLTLEAFQHDFVQNMAVLGGVVNGILLIALITYLKRWKWLWNEWITTVDHKKIGMMYIVVVLIMFLKGFADAMMMRIQQATATGAANPFLTSEHFQEVFSAHGATMIFFVAMGFMFGIMNLIIPLQIGARDLAFPFLNAVSFWLFAAGGMLILISLGIGHFSVSGWLAYPPLSEVAYSPNEGVDYWAWSVQISGIGSTFSGINFLVTILKMRCPGMTLMKMPIFVWSSLCAMVLVIFAFPILTATVGLLMLDRYLGMHFFTASGGGNPMLYFNLIWAWGHPEVYILILPAFGIFSEVVPTFSEKRLFGYTSMVWAMVLIAFLSFLVWLHHFFTMGASPSVNTFFSVMTMLVAIPTGVKIFNWLFTKYRGKVHFTSPMLWFFSFVLNFSIAGMTGILLAAPPVDFQVHNSLFLIAHFHGMVIGGVLFGFFAGFTYWFPKYTGFFISERLNRWAFFCWFAGFLLAFMPLYMLGFMGATRRLDHYDPSTGWQPLFVIAAMGGVIIFIGALIQFVGLFWSIYKRKDNMDTTGGNPWNGRTLEWATHSPPPIYNFAVIPTINQRDPLWAEKPATEEKPEYEDIHLPANTPISFYIGALSMVLGFAMTWQIYWLGVLSFAGILGLIIARLSSKDEHFTISAEEVKKIEESYSKRQQIA
- a CDS encoding COX aromatic rich motif-containing protein translates to MKETTRPIFNKLIFSGIILIIILLMQPLEVYILLKDIVVLFPKGWIGLEQRNLLLLIQALMLLFIIPIYIMTFIFSWWYRADNDQSEYDPDLIDHKVAEIVWWGLPLIMTVLICIITAYKTYELDPYKPIASDKKAIEIEAVALQWRWLFIYPEEKIATVNYIQFPKETPIHFKITADAPMNAFWIPRLGGMIYAMPGMTTELNLIADEAGEFRGSSANISGKGFADMTFVAKASTQEEYEEWVASVKKSDQPMNIPVYRELAKPSEDTSVKLYQLEENHLFHEIVMKFMKPQSKI
- a CDS encoding RhoGEF domain-containing protein, with translation MSISGDSHLQMSVSENGQPQKMGTATRVGELETGESGKTFASYSVKMQMPDGTERSYKVRVGFNDAKLREHVQKAGSDRADLASVVDKIVDSMDAASIAKLSGYQITAKLDDPEHTKVKLKGGEQRTLGELAGSEDPDLAALGSSASKVVKAFEQSNIGQLIKSSSEKSPPKPLPKPPEKKTENLTTKVRFEEMDPSGQNIEDLGPISTLPEEKGSKTPLRVSFEEIDSDPSSTSMHLLSRDSPTQTQPSRRKSSIGELRKTLTSGSTEQAQKAAETMVRIENLKGMLVRFDGTVSANPNQLELASKTKLDSKQYREIVEAIMELESHNVTEISWTAEVPKAKAEPDSDKTEKENIKVTRSTKEILQKVITKKNGRKAIAKNTSLFNSFRNDTLDSVKKYSPEIAMALEKMPITSEKQKKAFLQSAVKARELAANYDSVVRNFEIKEEDKSKPDTSSVSISTTPPSALQTKNILKEIFATEVSYVKGLYSLTEKTWGVDGKAMNIFERMEHEGLISSYESSILQAHLDTCLEQSMLTLCELSGIPYPKNSDLQSTLKSAEEAFKRLPPEDQLKNCIHAFRKERQKEIISEISCMAIKHKQVIQIMENTLKKKEAQPLMGDFTQRPTNMGKDIGAFLITPIQRGPRYQLFMKELVKHSPEGSEALKLLQGELSAIEESIGRLNSYIPK
- a CDS encoding insulinase family protein is translated as MALNKIGDTYNAFKLKRLVPLPEINCLLREIEHEPSGAKVLHIENNDPENVFCLSFRTIPETSNGVAHILEHTVLCGSKKFPVKDPFFSMTRRSLNTFMNAFTGDDFTCYPAASQVPQDFYNLLEVYLDAVFHPNLKEYSFLQEGHRLEFSIPEDPSSPLEYKGIVYNEMKGAMASPDQRLYNAIDHALFPDLTYSVNSGGDPMVIPELTYEELKAFHSKFYHPSRCLFYFYGNLPVERHLDFIQKNILSGVEKVEPIPHLSRQKRFQEEKSKEIGYPFSRDEDPSEQAMAAFGWLTCGILEQETTLALEIITLVLFGTDAAPLKKALLKSGLCKQVFASVGDDNSEIPVSIVVKGCNPDNIQKLKILIKEKLQEIAEQGLSDTLIQSALHQVEFHRSEITGDHYPYGLSLFLRCGLLMQHGGNPESSLLVHSLCDDLLAKLKKNPRYLSELITKHFIHNPHFVSILAAPDPELNNKERELEEKKLKEKEIALDDSQKEFLVKRAAELSAFQKEQEEINIDILPKISLKDVPKNSMNFPLEQEAFNNFTLYHHDCFTNEIIYSDLVFPLPRIEEQELPFLRLFTLLLPQLGCGGRSYIENLEYIQAHTGGISVSETLNAQISDPSLLDPYLTIEGKALKRNQGKLFKLLREMTTSTDFTDASRIKEVLVKHFTGMQSKFTQNALRYAMGLSTSPFSPANRINQVMGGLTYYHFLKELMENLDSRLESLITSLQSLQNRLLGAGSPHLVLSCSASDYEALKKEHCYGLCEIETKEAAHWITNHQIPKVESQGRIIASPVAFTSTATRSIPYKHPDTPAITAAAKMFDNLILHPQIREKGGAYGAGAINHATQGTFTFYTYRDPCIASSLDAFALSVQKIAEGSFSEEDLEEAKLEIIQGLDSPISPGSRAYTAYSWLRSGKSLEIRQQYRNQVLSLTREQVKEAVKTHLAPQMQESVTVVFAEKELLESENRKFQSLNKPLLPIFST
- a CDS encoding CDP-alcohol phosphatidyltransferase family protein, giving the protein MKKVHLLPNAVTAFGLSCGLFVIFKLNMTPIGGASMQVLTQTAGILLLAAIADLLDGGIARAMNAESEFGGFFDSMADAVTFGVAPSVIVLKSFSVEPGTELSFFLTISVMVFSLCGVLRLVRFSVSAQTAKGSEDLLSAHKKNFVGLPIPGAAAAAVSLNLFLASDLFNSLFSLTDELRASLLVFVMISLGYLMVCRWKFPSLKTLRLKVFSFQQVFFIVLIAVVIFYGIMYHFATVFFIFSWGYIALAMTLSLIRLISGKRSKTLEDFEPAPDDIEFTDQ